AAGACACTTTTCCTTTGAAGattgttttgaacatttaatgGGCAGCATCAAGATAAGTTTATAGCCAAATCCCACTTATCAGAGGCTAATGGAACCTCAGATACAAGAAAAagttaatgcaaaatataatattatatgtgatatgaaaatataaacattgtactATGTTAGAAAAATAGTGATAAAATTGCCTAAACATTACTGAACATATGTTACTTTGTTTtggatgaataaatataaaaattgcaaatgaAATAAgtgaattttgtaatataaaatatatataattttgatagaatacgttatagtttttttttatgaaggCTTAATTCCACCTTTTCCTGTTTGGAGTTGCTAAGTTTCTGAATCATTTCAACCAGAGTATACATTATACCACAATCACTTATTTCTAAACCTAATGACCCTAATAAGATTTAGAGTTCACTGTGAGAAGTTAGCTAAGAAAAACTTGTGATTTATTAGGAACCTCTGGACGACTGGAGGAATGTACAAGGTCACAATTTGTTAATGATGGCGTACTCCGAACCTCAACGCTGGAATTTCACTTTTCAACATTACATTCAGCTGAGCAGACTCAATCTGCAAACTCAACAGACAAAACGGAGGATTCAGATATTCGAGAGATCCATACAGAACAACAGGTTTGTCCAAGCAAACTTTTCAAACTTTATAATACCCATACCATTGTAAACCCAACTTAGAGTTAATAGAGTTTACGAATATTTTAGATTATCCAGGAAATTATTTATGGTCAAGAAAAAACTGGTGGTCATAGTTATAGAAAAGCCACTTTGACAGCAACCTGTTAAGTGAACAGTATGGGGAAgtgatgagagagagagagagatatgtGGAGTAGGAGAAGAAGCTCGGACTCACTTCCCCCTCCACATTCCTTACTAACCACTCCTCAGTTGCCACTTTACCACTCGTAGGGTAtgtgttacataacagctgttttacaaacaataatgacaacagctgttaacaataaacatttttttaaatacttaattataccaacatattaaatagatgcaatggactattcttacgataaataataatatttgttatttcataacaACGAGAATAACAAAACAATGTGTGATGCTCCAAAACATGAACACAGGGAATCAAAGCACTCGGTTCCCACTTGAGTCTTGTAAAGGAAATAGATTGAGCGGTGGTAGAGGGGGTGGCAGAAGGCGTGGTTGAGTTCCTGCTCCTCCCTCTCCCCATATGCACAAGAAATCTTCATACAGATCGCTTTCAAAGTGGCTCATCTATAGTGCAATCTTATGTAACCTTGGTGTAATTAACTCCACAAGAacaggaatttaaaattaatgtaatcttAAAATGctttataataagtaaaactgGAGACAGTAAAAATAACTGGACATCAAATTCTGTTGCTACACATTGATTTTggattatgttaaataattctttatttaataaggTGTTTAAGAAATTGGTATTACAATTTctatgctaacaataataataagtaactCACCAAAACACACATGGCTTGTCTTTACAGCATATTCTATTGCCATCTAAAAGTCGCACAGTGTATCCTCAAAAGAGTTAGGTAGGATTATTATTACAGGCTGTGTCATGAATagatttaatatgtaattttaattcaattcaaataacctgtattaatttaaacatgttcTACCAGATATAATGAATAGtgtcaaaattataataattttaactctaCATTATTCTTAGGAgctcaaaatgttttatatatatatatatatatgtataaattatatatatgtattttatatgtatatatataaaactttaatatttttacacaaaatttatttgCATCACTAATTTGTATccacaacaataaaatatataattaaaaataaatgaactaaattgtTTAGCTTAATTGTATCTTTTGTTGAGTGTGCCCAAATATATAGGATACGAATCAGTATGAGGAAAGTTAGTGTAAATTCACAACACTCTTACTTTCCcacaaatcatttaaaaaaacagtgGAGTGTCGATGATCTAAAAATTGGTGTCTTAAACATTAGTTATCTGAAGAAAGTGCTTCTGGTAATTAAAAATTCCCACCACGCTAACAttacatgaataaattaatttattccaacatcgatacaaaattataataactcgGAATTGAAGCTCTGGATCACTTTTGCAAGTAGTATGGTCAGtgaacaacaaaataaaacaggtttcttATCAGAGTCCAGTCTATGGATTTCTTAAAGATATCAGCCGGGCTGCTCCCCAGGGCACCTTTGCATTACAGACTAATAATGGATAACACTGCATGAgtcacaaaaaaactaaaatactttccTTGTTATAATCTTTCTTACAAACTAAAACACATATCTCAATAACCCTTCCTTCTCAACCAGGATCTAGAAATTATgctaaatactcgtatatacaagtaaaatacatGATTCTTTGCCTATTTACATGTTTCTTCTTGTAAATTTAatcctaatttttttataatcacatgatttatataataactaaaaattaattctatagggcaaaaattattaattgtaaaatgagttGCAGTTCTCTTGTAATTACAACGCtcttaatttactacaaaatattctccaacattcataaatattttaaacgttataaggcaattttattaaaaatattggtagagataaCGCTACCTTGCAGCACAAACACCCCTGTTTTTTGATAGGCAGTGGTCCGCTGACAGTTTGACCAACACGCACTTACTGCTCTCTCCCGGTGAGGAAGCCTGCGGAACTGCAGCTCAAGATCCCCAGCACCCTCAATTCCAGCCGCCTCTATATTTAACAATAAGATACTATGGTCTACCAAAACAAAGGCCTTCTTAACATCTATGAAAAAACcagtatattttttttaccttcatTCAGAGCTAGAATAATAATCATGTCAGTAACACTAACAAGGACATCCTCAGTAGACCTACCTTTCATGAAACCATActggttttttactaaaaaattgtatattaatttaaataactaagtaatcttattttcataaatttgttcgtaaattttcaataaattttagaaaaaactgaaagtAAACTAATTGGACGGAGATTGTCCAATTTAATAGAAACGTTTTTCTTACTCTATAAATTGGCACAACTATACTGGACTTTATTGTTCTGGAAATTGACCAGTagagaaacttaaattaatttagctGAACAAGAACATGCGATATTATGTGAGCAATATGTTTTGATTAATGCTACACTTATATTATCAAAACctgaagattttttgtttttcaaattttttaattacttgcaaCATTTTCACTGGTTGACCCTCTGCTTCCCTAGCGAAGAATTTACCCTCACGGCACCAGACAAACTTTTAGTctagttttctttctttttgttttgagattggaGAGGAACTGCTTATTCTCCGGTGAGAGATGGTCATTAACGATAAAAACTCGCTGTAACTGGGAACTGCTGATTGATGTCCCGAGCTGTCAAACTCTTCCTCTGTTGAAACTTTGCAATCCACTGTCTTTGCACTTTTCTGCCCGTGAACTGATGATGACAGGTGGACGGCTGGTCGGTCCTATAGGGGACGGTACACGATGGGCTGCTTGCGACATCAGTCTCCATCACTTCCACCCCCCAAGGACCACCTCCCACATCCGTCTCCCAACATCCTCCAGCAGGTTATTGATGTTCTCACCTCTCGTCTCTGGTAAACTGCTGATCTCGATATTGTTAACTCTAGTGTATTGCTCCAGGTTTTTCATTCTTTCACGCAAGTTTCACAACTTTTCCATAGTCAACAACTGATTACTCACCCTAAAAACCTGATTCTCATTCTGTAGTTCAGCGAGCTTCTTCCTGATTTGCTGCATTAATTCATTAGATGAATCCAACTTATTGGAAATGAACTACACAGATGTCGAAAGTTCGTTCATTTCAGCCTTAAAGGAAGACAACTCATGAAAAGCATCACTCTTAAATCCCTCCATTACCTTGATAAGAAAATCCTTTGTCAGAGGATCAGACGATGACACAGATGATTTCACACTCCTCTGCATTGATGATTTATTCCTACACGATGCACACTTTCAGTCCTTGGTAGACCgcttaattttttcttcattatcaCTCTTTGCACAGTGAAGATGAAAACACTTTTCACATGCTGTACACTTTATGCTGCTAGCATCATTTAAGTCAAAACCGCAGATGCCACACAGTGCCATTTTGAAGtaaatcagtgaaaaaaaaaaacactttaaggCAGACTAAAACATGCATGTAAGACACGTGTTGCACTGCGAGTGATCTTGACCTTGCTATCGAGCACTACACGGACAGCTGTTATCGGCTCGGCTGACTGAGCTAGACTAAAGACATGAGCGTTCAGATGgcaaattaaaaaacacaaacgGCAGACAGAAGCGTTTTTACAGTTTCCATTTGCACCTGCACACCTAACCTCACTTTGTATTACTGACATCagtgttgtttttgtttgttatgcTATGCAAATTCtagtcaacaatttaaaattacagaacaATTGTGGTGATCATACAGTTATATTGTTCCAGGGCTTGTTTTGTGGAGATGGCTTATGAATCTGGCATGCTAGCCGACCCCGACTATGTAGCCCTGTGCGAGTGGTACGACTGGATAGTTCAGAGTCTGGATATAGGCTTGGATCTTATAGGTAACTATGATACCCTTGTTTGTCGCTAAAACTattctttgaataaattattCAGCCAAACTTCAGTCAATATTAATGAACCTTGCTAGTGTCAAGTGTATACTAATACTTTTGACATCTGTATTTGCCAGAATAAAATAAAGGTAGttctcataaaatatttgatcactaaacaattttgttttaaattcaatatttattcattaaaaaaacctCTGCTTTAATTAAATTAGGCTACCTGGTGCTAAACAAATTTCTGTTGCcacttactttattataaaataaatagtattattctACAGCTTAGTATATGATCATGCTGATAAacccttataaaataaattttcttattacattataagAACTgaactttaaattatgtttgaaatcTATGCCATCTAATGTGCATTGAGAACATAACGTATAGAACCAATCAATTTGAAGATCATTTACTGTATAAtagaatgaaataaacaaaaaagttcccTGTCCAATAAAACTTGaaaccaaaataaactaaacaatcaTTTACAGAACAAACACTGTAAATGTTCAGGAGCcgatatgaattaaaaaaaaaatattttacaattttatgttaaaatattaaaatgaagtaatcagatttatttgtatttatattagatgtattatcttaaaatttaatgtgaTTTACTCAACTGTCTGCATTTAGATCAATTTGTTGAAATTATTGCAACTTATTAGAAAGTGTATTCTACTAAGATCAGTTTTGAGCTGCATATCTTGCGAAGGGCATACAAACCAGATGATATTCTTGGCAATATCATTGTTACATGATTTGTCCAACTTAGATATTGGTCTATTaccaaacctaaaaattttgagCTACTGACCTGTGATATGGTTTGGtcatctaattttattattgggtTATATGATTTTCCTTGTTGAGTAGAGAAagtgataaaattagttttatttggatTAATATGAAGattgttctttttaaattaactattcatagtggaaatatttaaaactaaatagaattttaatttcttctttggAGCTGGCCGATATTTTTAGATTTGCATCATCTGCATAGAAAACCACTTGACTGTTTCCCTCTAGTTGTGGTACACCTTTAAGGTAACAGATGAAAAGAACTGGACCCAAGATTGAGCCCTGGGGCACACCGAATTTAGTAGTCTTGACTGTTGAATTATGAATactttttaagttctttttatttaaatgtgtaatttgaaCAAATTGTTTCCTATTTAGCAGATAGGATTCAAACCAATTATATGCAACATTTTTTATTCCCAAATTATGAAGACGTTTTAGCAGTATTTCATGTGAATTGCTGTCAAATGCCTTGCTGAGATCCAAAAATATCCCAAGAGCTTTTTCTGAATTATCAATGGAATCTATTACTGATTCTATGAATTATTCCAATGCTGCTGTTTTGACTGACTTCCCttttctgaagccatgttgaAAAGAGTCTAGCAACTGATTTTTTCAAGGTAATCAAGTAATTGGTCTGACATAGCGcgttcataaatttttgaaaatgctGGCAGTAAGGCAATTGGGCAATAATTATCCATctcatttttacagttttttttttgtgaattaggataattttagctatttttaattttttctggaaATGTCCCTGTAATTAATGAGGAGTTTAATAGGTGCAATAGTGGTTTTAACAGAAATGTCTTAGCTTTTTTAATAATGGCTATTGGCCTGTCccgccattggtggtggttcggaagtcacctttaagccgttggtccccaggttaagtgttagagagggcttcttaaccctaacttcgcctggtaaaataagacatatttactttactttacttttacgtCATCATACCCACaactgtattttgtttttcagacttgAAATGATTTTATCTAGGGTCTTGTAACAGGGTCCCCACCCGACCGTGAAAAACcgtgaaaccgggaataagccgtgaatttcgttcaccgtgaaaaaacctaaataagccgtgaattttgtttacatataccgtgaaaatctctacaacttttgaataaataaaatcaacacgggtcgtcgtcagacgatcatatgggaaagttgaccttcgctattgcaaagtaaaaagtagcacgcaatgtaggggatagaccacgaagtttgaccaggtgctgctatctgagcgattttactgataatatggtttataaacaaatgaggaaaaaggaagggccggtgggagatgacgcttcccggctcaaatcacgtgaggccTGTCTTTGTCTGTTCGCCAGGTTCCGGGCCTTGGCTACGCTACGCGGCTGTAAATAGTGATGCGCGATTACGAGAGGTTAATACAATCGAAATGTTCCTTCTCGAGAGGTTCTGCTTAACGATTGTTTCGATTGCTTAGCGAGAGGTCTTTACAATCGAAAGGTTTCTCTCGATTGTTGCATTCGTTAAgccaatttgttattgtttacttttcacgAGCCTGTCTCAAACTATTTTTCATACTTACGTTCCATATATTGGTTTGCACCACTCTCCTCTCCATTAATTCCAGTAGTTTACTTTATAGTGTCtagtcaaaatgtaaattataattcttcaagCATTAAGATTGAGTATATTatcttgaattataataaatagcttttcttggttattattttaaaatattaaatgtttttattttgtaccatgtTATTTTTTGGATGTTTTACCGTTCATACGTCATTATTGTAACGTGAATAAGCGtttaatgtagtaaatataatgttaaatgtagctgctaatataataaattcattaaataaactcGGAAGTCAAGTCAGTAAAAAAAAGtaactgaattaatttatatttcagttaaatccTTCTGTCGATCGCAAACATATCTCCCTTAGAATTTCTATTGCCTAGTTAAAGAATGGAATAGATCGTACACGTAAACGAAACAATCGCTAGAAACCTCTCGGTTGGAACCTCTCGTCAAGCGTGTATGGTGTAATCGCAAAAACAAAGTTATGGATCATGGAATCAAACATTTCGTTTTCAACATTTCGTCAAACACTTCGAATGCCCGGTACGAGAAGAGATGTCGTGTCGCAATGAAACAATCGCTAGGAACATCTCGGCAAAAACCTCTCGGTAAGAAACCTCTCGTTAAGGGAATCACAATCGAAAATGTCTCGAGAGGTCCAAAACAATCGAAACGTTTCGATTGTAACATCTCGTAATCGCGCATCACTAGCTGTAAAACAAGGCATTCTCTGATTGAACgcgagattaataacacaatttaattacttgatagattgtcgtttaatgtaaacacttttcgtattggagttttattgtatcagatatagtctattattgttttcataaaataaaaaagtatacaaatccttaatctaatgtaaggaatttaaattacattttaacttaatttcattctattaaatcccttattttatttaaatattaatgagaaaatgctattcagtacgatatctatatcgttgtgtgtaatgactgttaacacaatgtaataattataaaaaattttaatttatggtggacaataaattgaattaatttagggtcttgcgtaaataaatagtataataatgtgacggagcagaacctacacgacacatatcaattaacgcagcgagaccataactttataggcatatataactgttttaattaccagtaaggtcgtttgagaaaacaattttatttttcatctctttagatattaaacggtagtgatatgcgttttccttatcaataatattctttatgattcctaagctgcatggatattacgagtgtacacggtttaaatcttttatggtgaatgtgtgttttaaaattgtataatgtattagtaaaatattacaaatgaaacgtcatgttataaaaacgttagaaaaaaaaccattgcattttttctaaccaggaaacaacaaacgtcaagtaactttgtagtgttaagctttatccactacaaaactacaaatcgaggaagtcgtccaagtataattttgtcgggttccatacgactacgttaacgctattaatcatttaatgcagatgaaaaaaaatatatcgtacaaggttcattattgtaatgtggtgcagcgatgttatggtaaaaataacctttgttgtctaatgtcaatgagagtggaagggaaggggtatatcgtgtactccactcccccatcctcggacaacagctggtttcatgtctcatcatgaaagatttgtttccccagctcggcactccaatattattcttattgtgagaattgatataagatttaaagcttttcattcaactcattctgacacttctcacggaaattcttctgttgaaagaggcttctctgtcaacaaacagtgtatagttgaaaacttgaaggaggagagtttaggtcgcgttgagaaaagtttgtgacggcgtatcagcagcaggaggattggaggcaatggaaatcactaatgaattagttcatgctgccaaaaattccccacgcccactactcggagcacttggcaaaaacaacgagaagaaatgaaagacaaaattaattctgagaaagtgaggaagcaagctgcaatagatagaaaaaaaagaattggaagcacaaaaattccaggttttgtccgacgccaggaaaagggcagctgagttagacgataagatacaggaacttagcaaaaagtgcaaatcgtaattcacttttattctagacattttttatcaatttctttatttatgtgtacaaatataattttttttgtataaactggtaccaaataacttttcttataacaagttgtatataatttttatacatttaacgtttatatgttattttaatttcaataaaattgccttttcttatgtactaattaaaatgtgaacctgtgattatgtgaaaatttttcctgtggaagaaatcgatcgaaataataataataatgtgttaaaacaagaaaataatttaataatcacgcaagtgtacttcatggactcaaaacgagttagccttagccaacgtacgaatcctgtcaccctgcatcttgtctaacctgtgtcaacaaagttctcttcagatttcaacaaacttgtaagttaaagaaaattatgagctatgtgcatgctaattatattgaaatttgtctttgtcattgctttgatgactgttatgatgatgttttgtaaaaataatatgccttgttatattcattatgtagcaaatcgCACATAAAATCGGGCGCTCGCCGCTCATTTGCTTGCGTCGTAAaccgaagcctattgttatttcgttcttttagacgttttccgtcaattcctgcacgaccaatgacatcgttagtccaaatgggaagaagttttatattgtattttaccgctctgccgcgtctgtagtgtttacgtctcaacttcgcccctctcccaacacgattttgtttgtaccggtaacgttgtttatgaaaactttccgaccttgaatttaattttttttaaaccgtgaaaaccgtgaattagccgtgaatttgagtatttagattgagtgggaaccctgTGTAAATCAATTTCCTTGCACCGGAATAGCTCACTATTACTGTTGGTCTTCCTCAGAGGTGTTTTGAGAGCGCAAgctcttttgtaaattttcattcTTTGTAAAATGATTAAGaaaaagtttacttattttatcAGGATTAGTGTAAAGCTCTCCTTCATTACtaattataatgttttcatttcttttgtttttatttccaacctctctattaataattttccaggtATCACCTAtcacatattttgaattttgtgttcATGGAATGcttttttcttttgtaatatcCTTTAAGTGCTGCATATGGATATGTCCGTATTATCAGTATCACAGCGAACTAAAATCCTTGTCTTTGGTTAATCATGTATATTACAATTAACCAAAGTGCCACAAATATTCGGGAAAGGTACAGGTATATTCATCATTAAAGACATTTGGAAAGCAATCTAAAtgccaaatataaattataataaatggtaATGTTttaaccattaataaaaaaaggagTACTTCTTACTCCACGATAAATGAACTTATTAAGCAGATAATGTGTTTGACAAAAAGTTATCTAAAAAGGCTAGTACAAATTAGCAGTATCCCCGATCTAACAGACAACACCGGACGCCTACGTCTGGGGAatgttgaaaaaaacattttccacgAGGAACCACCATCTACCATTgttcaactcaaagaaaaaataaccatgtgtattaggagaatgCAACACCTACTAGAACGGTACGAGTATTGCCTCAAACTGAATGGGagtcatattgaacatgttaatacccgagtttaaccaattttgcttcctttgacttgtatttattggtaaaatctatatgtaatggTACTGTGTTTACCATAAGAAAATATTACCATTTCCGTAGTGCTTATTTTtgctaatactaaatttaaaaaaaaatgtctttcactttgttaatattatattttaaaacatgtgtaactttctggacagccctcatatttataataaattaaaaaccgaactagttattaagtaaaatagttaaaatctgccttttctaaaatcaaattgtttgataaatatgataatatttaagtttgttatttcaaaaatgaCATTGTttggatattaattttattcaaacatttacaaaattgaaCATAAATGTTTGCTGATAAAAGTTGTAACACgtagtattttaaatgttttactacgtAAAGTAATTTAAGAACTGAGTTCTTAcgttgataatttaaaaaaaaaaaaaactggtagttttttctatataatttactATCAGATATTGGCTTTCGTTGTTCACATTTTGTGTCTTGTATCTAAAAAAATCTGCTTACATGACAGTAAAAGGAATTTAAGCTCAATATATTGgattatagtaattaaattagtatcaacaagatattaattgttaattaggAAAGAACATTTAGTCAATGAATAATGTTGCAGTGTACTTACGCAGTGACCCAAAAGTGGTGTTTGAGCGGATGCAACGGCGGGGTCGTCCTGAGGAAAGTACAGTCAGCCTTGAGTATCTCACTGGACTACATAGACATTATGAGAGgtgacaaattttattattaactgttaATTGCTCGGAAGGTTATGCTCAAGGCCTTATTTTGTCTTTTAGTGTGCTCGGATGATGTTCAATGTGATGCATGGTCCTCCCCGATCCAGACTAAGAGCCCACTACAGTCGAAATTCTCTGCTTAACGTTGACAGATGGGATTTATTTTTCTGGATAGCTCCAAACCTGTCTCAATTTCAAATGATTATTATGTTGTGgtattataagatttaaattcTTATGCTGATGTAAGCAACAGAACATATTGTAAATTGAccatattttgtgtattttattaaaaaaaaacatttttagttattaagtttCATGATTATGGGAGTAGATTAGTAGTAAGTCGTTGTttcataatgtaattaaattttatttgcaaatcataaaaatgtaaagtttgttttaGTTATCAATGTAATACTAATTTTAGTGAAATTTGATTGAGCTGCTTGCGGCGGATTTTCTTTTGAGTCACCACTGTCTGAATCTTCTAGGTCTATGTTAAGTTCATGTTACAAGGAATCATCTAAACTAACATAGCTTTCGTGGTCACTATCGAAGAATTGTCAACATTGAACTCTTGTCCTTCAATTTGCTCATATTCGGTTCCATTTAAACTATCAAAATCACCGCCACTATCATCAAATTCTAGTGTTCCAatggttgttttgtttttgttgatatGTCACTACGATCACAATGGTAATGGTAACAtattgaatatgaaaataaaattgataaaataatcaaCTTATTTGGTATGTCACTAGCAGTAGAAGAATATGATACTACAAAAGGCTTTAGAATGAAACCAAAGAAATCACAGTGAACTACTGATTTACGTAGTTGCTTCATTTTCTGATAGAAAGCAGTACTTGTAAAGCCTAGAAATCGATGAATGTACTGTActtcatatttgaaataatagtGACATAATACAAAGGATCTCGAGTTTGGTCATCCAAGCTGTAGTGCCACAGTAGGAGTGGGCCTCGCTCACGGCCACCCGACCTGTCAGTACTCGCCTCTAAACAAAGTGTTCGACCGCCACAGCTGTGATAATGGGGATCGCGTGTGTGGCCATTTGACGTgctagattttaaaaaattttcatccaAGTGCTAACAGTCAAGGACCTGGCAAGGCCTCCTAAATATCAGGTTGTTGTCTGTCCGTCTATGCGATAacttttgtgaaggaaacattatttttgtgaacatttggcatcattcagtgatacaaaaaatcagtaacactgtgttttgagatctgcaatttgatctcttcttcaggt
The Homalodisca vitripennis isolate AUS2020 chromosome 4, UT_GWSS_2.1, whole genome shotgun sequence DNA segment above includes these coding regions:
- the LOC124358938 gene encoding thymidine kinase 2, mitochondrial-like; protein product: MMEKESVKGHAENGLVNRPLRVSIEGNVGCGKSTLINYFKNFPEVDSRPEPLDDWRNVQGHNLLMMAYSEPQRWNFTFQHYIQLSRLNLQTQQTKRRIQIFERSIQNNRACFVEMAYESGMLADPDYVALCEWYDWIVQSLDIGLDLIVYLRSDPKVVFERMQRRGRPEESTVSLEYLTGLHRHYERWLVDCDPASLPAPVLVVDVNNDLPTVKAMYKTVEQYILGRKTLPVTGYVKEFGWGLDRTETIKC